Genomic DNA from Blastocatellia bacterium:
CGGGTCGGTGAAGGGTTCACCTGCTGGGAGGGTGTGTCGCTTCGATTCGGCTACAACATTTCGCTCGGTGATCGGGTCACGATTCACCGCCAGGTCGTCCTCGACGACGGGGGAGAAATCGAGATCGGGCATGACGTCATTATCGGCGAGTATGCCCGCATCGGCGTGGCCCGTGAAGGACGATCCCCGTCTTCCGCGCAAAGAAAAACAATTATCGGCGATGGGGCGGTCATCGGATCCGGAGCGACAATTCTGGCCGGTGCCGTCATTGCGCCCGGCGCTAAAGTGGCCGCAATGGGCCTGGCCGCTCCCGAACGAGCGAGCGCAGAATGAACGAACCGCCATGAAGCATCGGCTCGCATGCTGTCTCTTGCTGAGCATATCTCTGGGCGGAATATCTTTACCGCTCGCCGTCCCGGCTCAGGAATCAAAGCCGCCGCCCAAACCGACTGAATCGTCTCCGCCTCAGCCGGAGAAGCAAAGAGAAACCAGGGAATCGGCGCGGGATCCCACGGTTGACCCCGAGAAGGAAATGCTCGACCGTGCCGCCATCGAAATGCGGCAGTCAGATTTTCGTCGGGCGGTCACAGCATCCGAGCAGATCCTCAAGCAGGTGAGCCAGCTTCAGGAGAAGATGGCGTCGGGACGATCCCGGAGACAATCTGAGGATCTCCTGACCGAGATCGAGAAACTGGCCAAGCGGATCAAATCCCTGAGCGGTGCCGGATCGCTCGAACAGGAGGAGCGGCTGCCGGAAAGTCCCCAACAGGCCCTTGAGCAACTGAAGGTATCTGCTGAAGCACTTCACCAGGCGATGAAGAAGCTCAACGCCTATGCCATTTCGGTCGAAGTCATAATTCGCTCGGATCAGATCATTCGCCTGTCGCGGGCTCTTCGGCAGATGATCCGGGGAGAATCCGGTTCCTGAAAGCGCAGACGGGCGCTCGTGCGGTGAGAGTGAATCGGGATCGAATACCGGCGATGAAGGTCACGGCATGTCTTCTCATCCTCAGCCTTACAGGCGTGGGAGCGGGTTCGCAACGACCCGAACAGGAGCCCATCATTCGATTGGAATCGTCGCTCGTTCTCGTCAATGTGACGGTCACGGGAAAGGACCGCAGCTATATCTCCCGCCTCACGGCTAAAGATTTCACCGTGCTCGACGATGGGCAACCGCAGGAGATTGTTTTTTTCAGCGCCGAAGAGACCCCGTTTGTCGCGGCCATCTTGCTCGATGTGAGCGGGAGCATGGAGCGGATGCTCCGGATCGGTCAGGCCGCCGCACGCGGATTCGCCCACGGCATTCGCTCGGAGGATGTGTTTGCCGTCTACGTGTTTTCCCACCGGTGCGCACGAGTCCAGGACTTTGGCTCTTACCCCGAAGTGGATCCCGATCTCTGGCGCATTCGCGCCGAAGGATACACGGCGCTTTATGATTGCCTGGTCCAGGCCGCTGAAGACCTCAAGGGGCGAGAGGAAACGCGCCGAGCCATCCTGCTTTTGTCGGATGGGGCGGATACAGCCAGCCGCGCTTCGCTCGATGATGCTCTTCGGGCAGCCTCGGATGCTGCCGTGACCGTTTATGCCGTTGATCTGATAGACGAGAAGTATACGTCGGCGGCGGAAGCTCTCCGGGCCAGAGGGGCCCTTCAAACGCTGGCCGAGAAAACCGGTGGCCGCTACATCCGTGATCCTGGCGGAGTCACGTTGTACGCGACTTTCGCCCAGATCGTCGAAGAACTTGGGCACCAGTATACGCTTGGCTACTACCCACCGATGGCCCGCCGGGATGGCCGCTGGCACCAGATTCGGGTCAGTGTCTCGCGCCCGGGGGCTACTGTTCGCGCCCGAACCGGCTATCGCGCGCTGACCCCCAAGGGCCCTTGATCAATTCCCCGAACCCCGTCTTTCATTCATGACCCATTTCTCATCCATCCTCGACAGAGAACAGACGGGGTGAATCACTCTTGGAGAGGAGAACTCAACCATGAAGCGGTTGCCGAAAAAGATGAGAGCATTCTGTCAGGAACAAAAGGTGATGCGTCTTGCCTTCGTTGATGCCCACGGCTATCCTCGCGTCGTCCCGGTATGGTTTGTGATGCGCGGGCAGGAATTTTTCTTCGGCACCCATCGGAACAGCGCCAAGGGGCGACTTATCCAGCAGAATCCCAGAGCGGGTTGGGTCATTGATGGCGGCGCGAGCCTGCGCACGTACAAGGGCGTGTCCTTCTGGGGCAGAGCCGAGGCGGTGACAGACGCGCACATGTGGAAAACGGTCTGGCGCGCCATCGGCAAGAAGTATTACGGGTCCTGGCAGGATCGCAACTTTCAGCAGTTGTACACGCCGGACACGTTGATCTTTCGGCTGACGCCGGAGAGGGTTTTCTACTGGGACTACAGCGAATGAGGCATGCTCGCGCAACGGTTGGCGGAAGACAACCGCAAGAGGAATCAGCCTTCAATAATCACGGCAGCAATGGCGAGGTCGCGCCCGTGCGAGATGGAGACGTGAACCCGTTCTCCCCGTAAAGTCCGAAGGCGCTCCCGGGCGCGACCGTGAAACTCGATGCGGGGTTTTCCGCCGGGGGATGATAAAATCTCCACGTCGCGCCAGCGAATGCCGCCGCTTTTGCCGGTACCGAGGGCTTTCAAGGCGGCTTCCTTGGCCGCGAATCGGCCAGCCAGATGCGGAGCCGGATGGTGTTTGCGACGAGCATAGGCAATTTCGTCGGGCGTAAAGACCCGATGGAGGAACCGCTCGCCATACCGGGTGAGCGCCGCCTCGATTCTCGAAATCTCGATGAGGTCAATCCCAATCCCGATGATCATACGATGAACCACTTTCGTCTGACAGCTTGCAACGACCTTCTCCTTGTTCGCATTCCATCCCTGGAACGCTTCGGTCTTGTTGCGGCCACGAGCACG
This window encodes:
- a CDS encoding VWA domain-containing protein, with the translated sequence MKVTACLLILSLTGVGAGSQRPEQEPIIRLESSLVLVNVTVTGKDRSYISRLTAKDFTVLDDGQPQEIVFFSAEETPFVAAILLDVSGSMERMLRIGQAAARGFAHGIRSEDVFAVYVFSHRCARVQDFGSYPEVDPDLWRIRAEGYTALYDCLVQAAEDLKGREETRRAILLLSDGADTASRASLDDALRAASDAAVTVYAVDLIDEKYTSAAEALRARGALQTLAEKTGGRYIRDPGGVTLYATFAQIVEELGHQYTLGYYPPMARRDGRWHQIRVSVSRPGATVRARTGYRALTPKGP
- a CDS encoding pyridoxamine 5'-phosphate oxidase family protein → MKRLPKKMRAFCQEQKVMRLAFVDAHGYPRVVPVWFVMRGQEFFFGTHRNSAKGRLIQQNPRAGWVIDGGASLRTYKGVSFWGRAEAVTDAHMWKTVWRAIGKKYYGSWQDRNFQQLYTPDTLIFRLTPERVFYWDYSE
- the acpS gene encoding holo-ACP synthase — its product is MIIGIGIDLIEISRIEAALTRYGERFLHRVFTPDEIAYARRKHHPAPHLAGRFAAKEAALKALGTGKSGGIRWRDVEILSSPGGKPRIEFHGRARERLRTLRGERVHVSISHGRDLAIAAVIIEG